AAAGCCTATTAATGCTGCACTAATTAATTTTTTCATTATCGTCTATTTTTGTAATGGTATTTTCAATCGTCTTATTATTCTCCAATAGATACTCTCTCAATTCCTTAAATAATTCTGATGAATAAACGAAATCGATTAGATTTTTATTGCCTGCAGTAATCAGAATGTCTTTATTACCTTCCCATTCTTTTATGCCCAATCTCAGATATACAATTTTCTCGCCAATTGTCATTACCGAGTTCATATCATGGGTATTGATGATGGTTGTAGTGTTGTATTCTTTGGTTATTTCAAGCAATAAATCATCAATTACATTAGATGTATAAGGGTCTAGCCCTGAGTTGGGCTCGTCACAGAACAGATATTTTGGGTGATTTACAATCGCTCTTGCAATCGCCACACGTTTCTGCATCCCTCCGGAAATTTCTGACGGAAACTTTCGGTTAGCTTTATCTAAATGTACTCTTCCAATAACTTCAAAAACTCTTCTTTTCTTTTCTCGAAATGTTAAATTGGTAAACATATCAAGAGGAAACATGATGTTTTCTTCAACCGTTAATGAATCAAACAAAGCACTTCCTTGAAATAGAGTTCCGATTTCAGAGCGTAGATGCTGTTTTTCTTCACGGTTCATCACATTAATATCTCTTCCGTCAAATAAAATTTCTCCAGATGAAGGTTGATAAACATTTAGTAAACTTTTAAGAAAAACGGTTTTTCCGGATCCACTTTGTCCTATTATAAGGTTTGTTTTTCCTTTTTCGAAGTTGGTTGAAATTCCTTTAAGCACTTCAACATCACCAAAACTCTTTTTAAGATTTTTTACCTCAATCATCAGCTTAATATTAATTGTGTTAAAATTAATTCGGAAATAATGATAAATACCATCGTCCAAACTACGGCTTGTGTACTTGCTCTACCTACTTCTAGTGAGCCACCTTTCACAAAATATCCAAAATAAGAAGGAACGGTAGCAATTACAAATGCAAAAACAATTGTTTTGGCAAATGCATAGAAGATAAATAAATTAGGCATATACATTTGAATACCTGTAATATAATCTGCTGTCGTCCAGTTGCCTGTAAGGATTCCTGCAATATAACCGCCGCCAATACCAAAAACGATACTGATTGCAATTAATAAAGGGTTGAAAATAAGACAGGCAATAATTTTAGGTAAAATTAAAAAATTGGGAGAGTTTACTCCCATAATATCCAAAGCATCAATCTGCTCGGAAACACGCATTGTACCGATAGTAGATGCGATATATGAACCTACTTTCCCGGCTAAAATTAAACTGATAATAGTAGGAGCAAATTCTAGTACCAAAACTGCTTTGGTTGCATATCCTACAAATGCTGGAGGAATTGGGAACGACGATGCATCAAAATTGTTAAACATCTGAATGGCAACTACGGCTCCCACGAAGATAGACGTGAAAATAACCAACCCAAACGAGTTGACTCCCAAGTCATTGATTTCTCGCATAAAAAGCTTCCAAAAAACTCTCATTTTCTGAGGTTTCTGAAGAGATTTACCTATAAGAATCATGTATTCTCCTACGGCTGTAAAAAACTTTTTTAACATTCTGCTAAATTAGGCTATTTTTATTTAATTTGTTTAAAGCTGAGATTAAGGCTAAACCTTTGTTTAATCGCAAAAATCTAAATTATTGTTACTAAACCTCGTCTTATTTTGCTTTTTTATCTCCCGTTATCACCAGTAAAATGGTCTTTAAAATAATCACGATATCTAAAGTGAAGCTCCAGTTTCGGATGTAGAATGCGTCGGCAAGAATTCTCTTGTTCATTTCTATTTCTACATCTCCTGCGTCGCCTCGTAAACCGTTTACCTGAGCTAAACCTGTAATTCCTGGATTGGAAAGACTTCTTAAGCTGTATCTTCTAATTTTAGGCTTGTAATAATTATCTACAGCCAACATGTGTGGTCTAGGTCCTACAATAGACATTTCACCTCTCAAAACATTAATAAACTGTGGCATCTCATCAAGGCTTGTTTTTCTTAAAAACTTTCCTATTTTGGTAATTCTAGAGTCGTTTTCACTTGTTGTTTTAGATGCAGAATCGGCATTAACGACCATTGTTCTAAATTTAAGACAATTAAAAACTTCTTCATGGAAACCATATCTTTTCTGAACGAAAAAAACGGGGCCTTTAGAGCTTTTTTTAATTAAAATTGCAATAATGGGAAATAACCACGAACAAATGAATAGCAAAACAGAGACCGAAAAAATAATATCAAAAATTCTCTTAATTAAAAAATTAGAATAATAATCTAAAGGATATTTTGCCTGAGTTAAAATCGGTTGGGTTTGAATATATCCCAAATCATAAAAGAAAAAGTTGTTTTTCGAAATATTAGGAATCAGTGAGATGTGTACTTTGTTGGCTTCTGCTAGTTTGAACATCTTATTTTCCATTTCATTAGTAAACGAATTTTCTGTCGGAAGAAATAAGGTATGGATTCCATTTTTTTTCCAAAATTCTACAAGATTTTCAGTATTTACTTCAACTGAGTTGTAATGAAATATTTTGTAACCAAAATCTTTTCTGTCTTCAATTATTCTTTTTAAAACCTCAGTTGATTTATTTTCATTTAGAAACATCACATTCCTATGGTTGACTCCCATGGTTCTGATGTATCTTATCAAAAAATAGACAGTAGATTTTAATAAAAATATAAAAACAAAAAGATAAAGCGAGAGCCAAGTTAGTTCTGAACCAAAAAACTGATTGTTACTCACTTTTCTAATCAAAACCAAACCTATGATAAATAAGAGAAAGTGAATGATAATACGCTCTACAAATAGAATATAGGTAAGATTTCTTGATATATTATAGATTTTCGTCCTTCCGCTTAATAAAACCCAAAATAAAATGACAAGAAGTAAGGGGAAAGAACTTTCATACCATAGCTCCTGATTATGTACCAAACCCTTAGAAGTGCTTACGAAGTAAAATACAAAAACACTTGCAAGAACCAAAAGGTCGAGCAATATGATAATTGATTTTAGATAACGGGAATATCTTATTCTTTGCATCTTCTAATGAAAGGCAGAGGCTAATATAAACAATTTACGGAATATTCAGGTATTTATGTGTCTGAACCGATGCTTGCCAACGTGGGTTTGCAAGGATAAAATCGGTCATCTTTGGATACATCTCGTCTCGTTTGCTCCATTCGCTCTGAAGGTATAATCTGCAGTTTTCTGAAACTTTGGTAGCCTGTTCTTCAGCAAATTTAAAATCATTATTATTAAAAATAATCATTTTCAGCTCATGCGCTTTTTGATAGATTTCTTCTTTTGGAAGTCCTGTTTTCTTGGGTGAAAGAGTAATCCAATCAATTTGTCCGCTCAGAGGATAAGCCCCCGAGGTTTCAATATGAATGGTGCAACCTAATTCTTTTAATTTAGAAGTCAAAATATCTAAATTC
The sequence above is a segment of the Chryseobacterium turcicum genome. Coding sequences within it:
- a CDS encoding ABC transporter ATP-binding protein, which produces MIEVKNLKKSFGDVEVLKGISTNFEKGKTNLIIGQSGSGKTVFLKSLLNVYQPSSGEILFDGRDINVMNREEKQHLRSEIGTLFQGSALFDSLTVEENIMFPLDMFTNLTFREKKRRVFEVIGRVHLDKANRKFPSEISGGMQKRVAIARAIVNHPKYLFCDEPNSGLDPYTSNVIDDLLLEITKEYNTTTIINTHDMNSVMTIGEKIVYLRLGIKEWEGNKDILITAGNKNLIDFVYSSELFKELREYLLENNKTIENTITKIDDNEKIN
- a CDS encoding MlaE family ABC transporter permease produces the protein MLKKFFTAVGEYMILIGKSLQKPQKMRVFWKLFMREINDLGVNSFGLVIFTSIFVGAVVAIQMFNNFDASSFPIPPAFVGYATKAVLVLEFAPTIISLILAGKVGSYIASTIGTMRVSEQIDALDIMGVNSPNFLILPKIIACLIFNPLLIAISIVFGIGGGYIAGILTGNWTTADYITGIQMYMPNLFIFYAFAKTIVFAFVIATVPSYFGYFVKGGSLEVGRASTQAVVWTMVFIIISELILTQLILS
- a CDS encoding exopolysaccharide biosynthesis polyprenyl glycosylphosphotransferase, with the protein product MQRIRYSRYLKSIIILLDLLVLASVFVFYFVSTSKGLVHNQELWYESSFPLLLVILFWVLLSGRTKIYNISRNLTYILFVERIIIHFLLFIIGLVLIRKVSNNQFFGSELTWLSLYLFVFIFLLKSTVYFLIRYIRTMGVNHRNVMFLNENKSTEVLKRIIEDRKDFGYKIFHYNSVEVNTENLVEFWKKNGIHTLFLPTENSFTNEMENKMFKLAEANKVHISLIPNISKNNFFFYDLGYIQTQPILTQAKYPLDYYSNFLIKRIFDIIFSVSVLLFICSWLFPIIAILIKKSSKGPVFFVQKRYGFHEEVFNCLKFRTMVVNADSASKTTSENDSRITKIGKFLRKTSLDEMPQFINVLRGEMSIVGPRPHMLAVDNYYKPKIRRYSLRSLSNPGITGLAQVNGLRGDAGDVEIEMNKRILADAFYIRNWSFTLDIVIILKTILLVITGDKKAK
- a CDS encoding 7-carboxy-7-deazaguanine synthase QueE gives rise to the protein MNKEEDILLKEGKMLPVMEHFYTIQGEGAHTGKAAYFIRLGGCDVGCHWCDVKESWDPTLHPLINAEEIAETAAKHCKTIVLTGGEPLMWNLDILTSKLKELGCTIHIETSGAYPLSGQIDWITLSPKKTGLPKEEIYQKAHELKMIIFNNNDFKFAEEQATKVSENCRLYLQSEWSKRDEMYPKMTDFILANPRWQASVQTHKYLNIP